A window from Pleuronectes platessa chromosome 6, fPlePla1.1, whole genome shotgun sequence encodes these proteins:
- the LOC128442405 gene encoding protein-L-isoaspartate O-methyltransferase domain-containing protein 2, with the protein MGGAVSAGEDNDDLIDNLKEAYYIRSDLVERAFRAIDRADYYLEEYRDNAYKDLAWRHGNIHLSAPCIYSEVMEALDLHPGLSFLNLGSGTGYLSTMVGLILGPFGVNHGIELHADVIEYAYQKLDSFIKTSDSFDKFEFCEPSFVVGNCLEIPPESRQYDRVYCGAGVQKEHEDYMKNLLKLGGILVMPLEEKLTKITRTGANSWETKKIISVSFAPLVLPKHSTNGKPKTVPLPRYEVRTLQELARICIRHTLRVTTDGGDNQSRGQGSSFSVGRGLAVAGLHKYGPRFKRRRVHRRHCNIQVVTPLDSNNNQGGRVADEEEGAGEREARRQTRGSRRGLRGAVAEEEETVVEEDEEEQEEEEEEEKETGELLRPQPVVNILRERILGLPLPEPLKMYLLFYREK; encoded by the exons ATGGGTGGAGCTGTGAGTGCCGGCGAGGACAACGATGACCTGATTGACAACCTGAAGGAGGCTTATTACATCCGCTCAGACCTGGTGGAGCGAGCTTTTCGAGCCATCGATCGGGCGGACTATTACCTGGAAGAATACCGGGACAACGCTTATAAG GACTTGGCATGGCGCCATGGAAACATCCACCTGTCGGCTCCGTGTATCTACTCTGAGGTGATGGAGGCTCTGGATCTGCACCCCGGCCTGTCCTTCCTCAACCTGGGCAGTGGGACTGGCTACCTCAGCACCATGGTTGGCCTCATTCTGG GACCTTTTGGGGTGAACCACGGCATCGAGCTGCACGCAGATGTGATCGAGTACGCTTACCAGAAGCTCGACTCCTTCATCAAAACCAGCGATAGCTTTGACAA GTTTGAGTTCTGTGAGCCATCCTTTGTTGTGGGCAACTGTTTGGAGATTCCTCCAGAGAGCCGTCAGTATGACAGGGTGTACTGCGGTGCTGGGGTGCAGAAGGAGCACGAGGATTACATGAAGAACCTGCTAAAGTTAGGGGGCATCCTGGTGATGCCTCTTGAGGAAAAG TTGACCAAGATCACTCGTACAGGGGCGAACAGCTGGGAGACCAAGAAGATCATCTCTGTGTCCTTTGCTCCTCTGGTGCTCCCTAAACACAGCACAAATGGCAAACCCAAGACTGTCCCCCTGC CCAGGTATGAGGTACGGACGTTACAGGAGCTGGCTCGTATCTGCATCCGCCACACCCTCAGAGTGACCACAGACGGAGGAGACAACCAGTCACGTGGCCAGGGCTCCTCTTTCAGCGTGGGTCGGGGTCTGGCAGTAGCTGGACTCCATAAGTACGGCCCTCGATTCAAGCGCCGGCGCGTCCACCGGCGCCACTGCAACATCCAGGTGGTCACTCCCCTGGACAGCAACAACAACCAGGGAGGGAGAGTGgcagacgaggaggagggggcgggggaGAGGGAGGCCAGGCGGCAGacgagagggagcaggagggggtTGAGAGGAGCGGTggcggaagaagaggagacggtcgtggaggaagacgaggaggagcaggaggaagaggaggaggaggagaaggaaactgGGGAGCTCCTGCGACCCCAGCCAGTCGTGAACATCCTTAGGGAGAGGATACTGGGCCTGCCACTGCCCGAGCCTCTGAAGATGTACCTGCTGTTCTATAGAGAGAAATGA
- the LOC128442816 gene encoding kinesin-like protein KIF3B has product MSKSKSPETVKVVVRCRPMNEKEQANKFERVVSVDVKLGQIVVRNPREASASESPKVFTFDSVYDWNSKQIDLYDETFRPLVDSVLLGFNGTIFAYGQTGTGKTYTMEGVRNDPEKRGVIPNSFEHIFTHISRSQNQQYLVRASYLEIYQEEIKDLLSKNQAHRLELRERPDTGVYVKDLSSFVTKSVREIEHVMNVGNQNRSVGSTNMNEHSSRSHAIFVITVECSELGVDGENHIRVGKLNLVDLAGSERQSKTGAKGERLKEATKINLSLSALGNVISALVDGRSSHIPYRDSKLTRLLQDSLGGNACTVMVANIGPASYNMEETLTTLRYSNRAKNIKNKPRINEDPKDALLREFQEEIARLKGQLQNRSGEKKKRKQRRRAGEGSDGEDLEGETEDDDEDGDDKGDYWGEQQEKLERERKAIMEDHSLVAEEKVRLLKKKEKKMEDLRREREAGEMLTAKVKAMESKLLVGGKNIVDHTNEQQKILQQRRHEIAEQKHREREMQQEMESRDEETLELKETYTSLQQEVDIKTKKLKKLFAKLQAVKAEIHDIQEAHIRERQELEQTQNELTRDLKLKHQIIENFIPLEEKNKIVSRAYIDEEDEHWKMQPITRIEDDQPMRTRPLSAVGYRRPLCHHARVAMMMKPDTRYKAENIQILDMDLPTRTTIDYQEPEFAPTVAAALRDALRDEDEIQVDAFGFYSTSGPTPPASAISSLKKTKSGRPRTGKMSSSPKSPFSPSSPGSPLYPQCRGLVPK; this is encoded by the exons ATGTCCAAGAGCAAGAGTCCTGAGACAGTGAAGGTGGTGGTCCGATGTCGCCCAatgaatgaaaaagaacagGCAAACAAATTTGAAAGGGTCGTCTCTGTGGATGTGAAACTGGGCCAGATTGTTGTCAGGAACCCCAGAGAAGCTTCAGCCAGCGAATCTCCCAAAGTCTTCACTTTTGATTCAGTCTACGACTGGAACTCCAAACAAATAGATCTGTACGATGAAACCTTCAGGCCCCTGGTGGATTCGGTTCTTCTTGGCTTCAATGGGACCATCTTTGCCTATGGGCAGACGGGTACAGGGAAGACGTACACAATGGAGGGGGTGAGAAATGATCCAGAGAAGAGAGGGGTGATCCCTAACTCCTTTGAGCACATCTTCACACACATCTCACGATCCCAGAATCAGCAGTACCTGGTGAGAGCTTCATATCTGGAAATTTACCAAGAGGAGATCAAAGACTTGCTATCCAAGAACCAAGCCCATCGCCTTGAGCTGAGGGAGAGGCCGGACACGGGCGTTTATGTCAAAGACCTGTCGTCATTTGTCACCAAGAGTGTGCGAGAGATCGAGCATGTCATGAACGTGGGCAACCAGAATCGTTCTGTGGGCTCTACAAACATGAATGAACACAGCTCCCGATCTCACGCCATTTTTGTCATCACCGTTGAGTGCAGTGAGTTGGGCGTGGACGGGGAGAACCATATCAGAGTTGGCAAACTGAACTTAGTAGATTTAGCCGGCAGCGAAAGGCAGTCCAAGACTGGCGCTAAGGGGGAGAGGCTTAAAGAAGCCACAAAGATCAACCTGTCACTCTCTGCTCTGGGGAACGTCATATCAGCTCTGGTGGATGGCAGGAGCAGCCACATCCCCTACCGAGACTCAAAACTCACCCGTCTGCTGCAGGACTCCCTGGGGGGCAATGCCTGCACCGTCATGGTTGCCAACATTGGGCCGGCATCctacaacatggaggagacctTGACAACACTGCGCTACTCCAACAGGGCAAAGAACATCAAGAATAAACCACGCATCAATGAGGACCCCAAGGATGCACTACTGAGGGAGTTTCAGGAGGAGATCGCCAGGCTGAAGGGACAGCTGCAGAATCGctcaggggaaaaaaagaagaggaagcaaaGGAGGAGAGCTGGGGAAGGGAGCGATGGTGAGGATCtggaaggagagacagaggatgatgatgaagatggagatGACAAAGGAGATTACTggggggagcagcaggagaagctggagagagagaggaaggccATCATGGAGGATCACAGTCTGGTGGCTGAGGAGAAAGTTCGGCTGctcaagaagaaggagaagaaaatggAAGActtgaggagggagagggaggctggAGAGATGCTTACAGCTAAAGTTAAG GCAATGGAGAGTAAGCTTCTGGTTGGGGGGAAGAACATAGTGGATCACACCAACGAGCAACAGAAAatactgcagcagaggaggcatGAAATCGCTGAACAG aaacacagagagcgagagatgcagcaggagatggagaGTCGTGACGAGGAGACCCTGGAGCTGAAGGAGACCTATACTTCTTTGCAGCAGGAGGTCGACATCAAAACCAAGAAGCTGAAAAAG CTGTTTGCCAAGCTGCAGGCAGTGAAGGCAGAAATCCACGACATCCAGGAGGCACACATCAGAGAGCGTCAGGAGCTGGAACAGACCCAGAATGAGCTCACCAGGGACCTCAAACTCAA ACATCAGATCATTGAGAACTTCATTCCCCTCGAGGAGAAGAACAAAATAGTCAGCAGAGCTTAcattgatgaagaggatgagcaCTGGAAAATGCAGCCCATTACACGTATAGAGGA TGATCAGCCGATGAGGACCAGGCCTCTGTCTGCAGTTGGCTACAGGAGGCCTCTCTGTCACCACGCTCGCGTGGCCATGATGATGAAGCCTGACACGAGATACAAA GCTGAAAACATCCAGATACTGGACATGGACCTTCCAACACGGACGACTATAGACTATCAGGAGCCGGAATTCGCCCCAACGGTGGCAGCAGCTCTGAGGGACGCTCTCAGGGATGAGGATGAGATCCAGGTAGATGCCTTTGGCTTTTACAGCACTTCAGGACCAACCCCACCAGCCAGTGCCATATCCagcctaaaaaaaacaaagtctgg TCGACCCAGAACTGGTAAGATGTCGAGCAGCCCAAAGTCTCCTTTCAGCCCCTCCAGTCCAGGATCTCCTCTTTACCCACAATGCCGCGGCCTGGTGCCCAAGTGA